The Budorcas taxicolor isolate Tak-1 chromosome 5, Takin1.1, whole genome shotgun sequence genome includes a window with the following:
- the RARG gene encoding retinoic acid receptor gamma isoform X1: MATNKERLFVPGALGPGSGYPGAGFPFAFPGALRGSPPFEMLSPSFRGLGQPDLPKEMASLSVETQSTSSEEMVPSSPSPPPPPRVYKPCFVCNDKSSGYHYGVSSCEGCKGFFRRSIQKNMVYTCHRDKNCIINKVTRNRCQYCRLQKCFEVGMSKEAVRNDRNKKKKEVKEEGSLDSYELSPQLEELITKVSKAHQETFPSLCQLGKYTTNSSADHRVQLDLGLWDKFSELATKCIIKIVEFAKRLPGFTGLSIADQITLLKAACLDILMLRICTRYTPEQDTMTFSDGLTLNRTQMHNAGFGPLTDLVFAFAGQLLPLEMDDTETGLLSAICLICGDRMDLEEPEKVDKLQEPLLEALRLYARRRRPSQPYMFPRMLMKITDLRGISTKGAERAITLKMEIPGPMPPLIREMLENPEMFEDDSSQPGPHPKASSEDEVPGGQGRGGRSPHPDQGL, translated from the exons ATGGCCACCAATAAGGAGCGACTCTTTGTGCCTGGTGCCCTGGGGCCTGGCTCTGGCTACCCAGGGGCTGGCTTCCCCTTCGCCTTCCCAGGGGCACTCAGAGGGTCTCCACCTTTCGAGATGCTGAGCCCTAGCTTCCGGGGCTTGGGCCAGCCTGACCTCCCCAAGGAGATGGCCTCTCTGT CGGTGGAGACGCAGAGCACTAGCTCAGAGGAGATGGTGCCAAGCTCGCCCtcaccccctccacctccccgGGTCTACAAGCCGTGCTTCGTGTGCAATGACAAGTCCTCTGGCTACCACTATGGGGTCAGCTCTTGTGAAGGCTGCAAG GGCTTCTTCCGTCGCAGCATCCAGAAGAACATGGTGTACACATGTCACCGTGACAAAAACTGTATCATCAACAAGGTGACCCGGAATCGTTGCCAGTACTGCCGGCTACAGAAATGCTTTGAAGTTGGCATGTCCAAGGAAG CCGTTCGGAATGATCGcaacaagaagaagaaagaggtaaAGGAAGAAGGGTCGCTTGACAGCTATGAGCTGAGCCCCCAGTTAGAAGAGCTCATCACCAAGGTCAGCAAGGCCCATCAGGAGACCTTCCCCTCGCTCTGCCAGCTGGGCAAGTACACCACG AACTCCAGTGCAGACCACCGGGTGCAGCTGGATCTGGGGCTGTGGGACAAGTTCAGTGAGCTGGCCACCAAGTGCATCATCAAGATCGTGGAGTTTGCCAAGCGGTTACCTGGCTTCACCGGTCTCAGCATTGCTGACCAGATCACTCTGCTCAAGGCCGCCTGCCTGGACATCCTG atGCTGCGGATCTGCACAAGGTACACCCCAGAGCAGGACACTATGACCTTCTCCGATGGGCTGACCCTGAACCGGACTCAGATGCACAACGCCGGCTTCGGGCCCCTCACAGACCTCGTCTTTGCCTTCGCTGGGCAGCTCCTGCCGCTGGAGATGGACGACACGGAGACAGGCCTGCTCAGCGCCATCTGCCTCATCTGCGGAG ACCGCATGGACCTGGAGGAGCCTGAGAAAGTGGACAAGCTGCAGGAACCGCTGCTCGAAGCCCTGAGGCTCTATGCCCGGCGCCGGCGGCCCAGTCAGCCCTACATGTTCCCCAGGATGCTCATGAAGATCACTGACCTCCGGGGCATCAGCACCAAGG GAGCAGAAAGGGCCATTACCCTGAAGATGGAGATTCCAGGCCCGATGCCTCCCCTGATCCGAGAAATGCTGGAGAACCCCGAAATGTTTGAGGACGACTCCTCGCAGCCTGGCCCTCACCCCAAGGCCTCCAGCGAGGATGAGGTTCCCGGGGGCCAGGGCAGAGGGGGCCGCAGCCCCCATCCTGACCAGGGTCTCTGA
- the RARG gene encoding retinoic acid receptor gamma isoform X2, with amino-acid sequence MVPSSPSPPPPPRVYKPCFVCNDKSSGYHYGVSSCEGCKGFFRRSIQKNMVYTCHRDKNCIINKVTRNRCQYCRLQKCFEVGMSKEAVRNDRNKKKKEVKEEGSLDSYELSPQLEELITKVSKAHQETFPSLCQLGKYTTNSSADHRVQLDLGLWDKFSELATKCIIKIVEFAKRLPGFTGLSIADQITLLKAACLDILMLRICTRYTPEQDTMTFSDGLTLNRTQMHNAGFGPLTDLVFAFAGQLLPLEMDDTETGLLSAICLICGDRMDLEEPEKVDKLQEPLLEALRLYARRRRPSQPYMFPRMLMKITDLRGISTKGAERAITLKMEIPGPMPPLIREMLENPEMFEDDSSQPGPHPKASSEDEVPGGQGRGGRSPHPDQGL; translated from the exons ATGGTGCCAAGCTCGCCCtcaccccctccacctccccgGGTCTACAAGCCGTGCTTCGTGTGCAATGACAAGTCCTCTGGCTACCACTATGGGGTCAGCTCTTGTGAAGGCTGCAAG GGCTTCTTCCGTCGCAGCATCCAGAAGAACATGGTGTACACATGTCACCGTGACAAAAACTGTATCATCAACAAGGTGACCCGGAATCGTTGCCAGTACTGCCGGCTACAGAAATGCTTTGAAGTTGGCATGTCCAAGGAAG CCGTTCGGAATGATCGcaacaagaagaagaaagaggtaaAGGAAGAAGGGTCGCTTGACAGCTATGAGCTGAGCCCCCAGTTAGAAGAGCTCATCACCAAGGTCAGCAAGGCCCATCAGGAGACCTTCCCCTCGCTCTGCCAGCTGGGCAAGTACACCACG AACTCCAGTGCAGACCACCGGGTGCAGCTGGATCTGGGGCTGTGGGACAAGTTCAGTGAGCTGGCCACCAAGTGCATCATCAAGATCGTGGAGTTTGCCAAGCGGTTACCTGGCTTCACCGGTCTCAGCATTGCTGACCAGATCACTCTGCTCAAGGCCGCCTGCCTGGACATCCTG atGCTGCGGATCTGCACAAGGTACACCCCAGAGCAGGACACTATGACCTTCTCCGATGGGCTGACCCTGAACCGGACTCAGATGCACAACGCCGGCTTCGGGCCCCTCACAGACCTCGTCTTTGCCTTCGCTGGGCAGCTCCTGCCGCTGGAGATGGACGACACGGAGACAGGCCTGCTCAGCGCCATCTGCCTCATCTGCGGAG ACCGCATGGACCTGGAGGAGCCTGAGAAAGTGGACAAGCTGCAGGAACCGCTGCTCGAAGCCCTGAGGCTCTATGCCCGGCGCCGGCGGCCCAGTCAGCCCTACATGTTCCCCAGGATGCTCATGAAGATCACTGACCTCCGGGGCATCAGCACCAAGG GAGCAGAAAGGGCCATTACCCTGAAGATGGAGATTCCAGGCCCGATGCCTCCCCTGATCCGAGAAATGCTGGAGAACCCCGAAATGTTTGAGGACGACTCCTCGCAGCCTGGCCCTCACCCCAAGGCCTCCAGCGAGGATGAGGTTCCCGGGGGCCAGGGCAGAGGGGGCCGCAGCCCCCATCCTGACCAGGGTCTCTGA
- the ITGB7 gene encoding LOW QUALITY PROTEIN: integrin beta-7 (The sequence of the model RefSeq protein was modified relative to this genomic sequence to represent the inferred CDS: deleted 1 base in 1 codon): MNYNVMMIYPAHNRYPVDELPSSRSLCHNSLDPFSPLSALSSPRSVTPTTPKSPPPRGVSLPPLQPPRSVHKGCCYCRRKGCSARKHAPTMVALSMVLVFLLALSRGESELDAKSSSPQEATEWRDPNLSRPGSCQPAPSCQKCILSHPSCAWCKQLNFTASGEAEARRCARREELLARGCLPGELEEPRGRQEMLQDDPLSQGTRGEGATQLAPQRVRVTLRPGEPQQLRVRFLRAEGYPVDLYYLMDLSYSMKDDLERVRQLGHALLVRLQEVTDSVRIGFGSFVDKTVLPFVSTVPSKLRHPCPSRLESCQSPFSFHHVLSLTGDAKAFEREVGRQNVSGNLDSPEGGFDAILQAALCQKQIGWRNVSRLLVFTSDDTFHTAGDGKLGGIFMPSDGHCHLDSNGLYSRSPEFDYPSVGQVAQALSAANIQPIFAVTSATLPVYRELSKLIPKSAVGELSEDSSNVVQLIMDAYNSLSSTVTLEHDSLLPPGVRISYESQCGDSEKRQGEAADWGQCNHVRINQTVNFWVTFQATRCLPEPHLLRFRARGFSEELTVELHTLCDCNCSDAQLQAPHCSDGQGHLQCGVCSCVPGRLGRLCECSEAELSSPDLESGCRAPNGTGPLCSGRGQCQCGRCTCSGQSSGRLCECDDASCERHEGILCGGFGRCQCGVCHCHANRTGRACECSGDMDKCVSPDGGLCSGHGHCNCNRCQCNDGYYGALCDQCSGCKTPCETHRDCAECKAFGTGPLAMNCSTACAHANMTLVLTPTLDDSWCKERTQDNQLFFFLAEDVAGGRVVLTVRPPEDGADHTQIIVLGCVGGIVAVGLGLVLAYRLSVEIYDRREFHRFEKERQHLNWKQDHNPLYQSAITTTVNPRFQEADSPLL, translated from the exons ATGAATTACAACGTTATGATGATATATCCAGCGCACAATAGGTATCCAGTAGATGAGCTTCCTTCTTCCAGATCCCTGTGTCAC AACTCCCTTGATCCGTTTTCACCCTTATCTGCTCTGTCGTCTCCTAGATCagtcacccccaccacccccaagtCTCCCCCACCCCGGGGTGTGTCACTTCCTCCTCTGCAGCCTCCCAGATCAGTACACaaaggctgctgctactgccgGAGGAAGGGCTGCTCCGCACGCAAGCACGCACCT ACCATGGTGGCTTTGTCAATGGTCCTTGTTTTCCTGCTGGCCCTGAGCAGAGGTGAAAGTGAGTTGGACGCCAAGAGCTCATCCCCACAGGAGGCCACAGAGTGGAGGGATCCCAATCTGTCCCGGCCAGGGTCCTGCCAGCCAGCTCCCTCCTGCCAAAAGTGCATCCTCTCACACCCGAGCTGTGCCTGGTGCAAGCAACTG AACTTCACGGCGTCCGGGGAGGCGGAGGCACGGCGCTGTGCTCGTCGAGAAGAGCTGCTGGCCCGGGGCTGCCTCCCGGGGGAGCTGGAGGAGCCCCGCGGCCGGCAGGAGATGCTGCAGGACGACCCGCTCAGCCAGGGCACCCGCGGCGAGGGGGCCACCCAGCTGGCGCCGCAGCGGGTCCGGGTCACGCTGCGGCCGG GAGAGCCCCAGCAGCTCCGGGTCCGCTTCCTTCGAGCGGAGGGATACCCCGTGGACCTGTACTACCTTATGGACCTGAGCTACTCCATGAAGGACGACCTGGAGCGCGTGCGACAGCTCGGGCACGCGCTGCTGGTGCGGTTGCAGGAGGTCACTGACTCCGTGCGCATCG GCTTTGGCTCCTTCGTGGACAAAACGGTGCTGCCCTTCGTGAGCACAGTGCCCTCCAAGCTTCGCCACCCCTGCCCCTCCCGGCTGGAGAGCTGCCAGTCACCCTTCAGTTTTCACCATGTGCTGTCCCTCACTGGGGATGCAAAGGCCTTCGAGCGGGAGGTGGGACGCCAGAACGTGTCCGGCAACCTGGACTCGCCCGAAGGTGGCTTTGATGCCATTCTGCAGGCTGCCCTCTGccag aaGCAGATTGGCTGGAGAAATGTGTCCCGTCTGCTGGTGTTCACGTCAGATGACACATTCCACACAGCTGGGGATGGCAAGCTGGGCGGCATCTTCATGCCCAGCGACGGGCACTGCCACTTGGACAGCAATGGCCTCTACAGCCGCAGCCCAGAGTTT GACTACCCCTCCGTGGGTCAAGTAGCCCAGGCCCTCTCTGCGGCAAACATTCAGCCCATCTTTGCTGTCACCAGCGCCACACTGCCTGTCTACCGG GAGCTGAGTAAGCTGATTCCCAAGTCTGCAGTAGGGGAGCTGAGTGAGGACTCCAGCAATGTGGTGCAGCTCATCATGGATGCTTATAAT AGCCTGTCATCCACTGTGACCCTCGAACACGACTCTCTTCTCCCTCCGGGGGTCCGCATCTCTTATGAATCTCAGTGTGGGGATTCTGAGAAGAGACAGGGTGAAGCTGCTGACTGGGGCCAGTGCAACCACGTCCGAATCAACCAGACG GTGAATTTTTGGGTTACTTTCCAAGCTACCCGCTGCCTCCCAGAGCCTCATCTGCTGAGGTTCCGAGCCCGTGGCTTCTctgaggagctgactgtggagcTGCACACACTGTGTGACTGTAACTGCAGTGACGCCCAGCTCCAGGCTCCTCACTGCAGTGATGGCCAGGGGCACCTCCAGTGTGGGGTGTGCAG ctGTGTCCCCGGCCGCCTGGGTCGACTCTGTGAGTGTTCGGAGGCTGAGCTATCCTCCCCAGATCTGGAGTCTGGGTGCCGGGCCCCCAATGGCACAGGACCCCTGTGCAGCGGGAGGGGACAGTGCCAGTGTGGACGCTGCACCTGCAGCGGGCAGAGCTCTGGACGTCTGTGCGAGTGTGACGATGCCAGCTGTGAGCGACACGAGGGCATCCTCTGCGGAG GCTTTGGCCGTTGCCAATGTGGAGTGTGCCACTGTCACGCCAACCGCACGGGCAGAGCATGTGAATGCAGCGGCGACATGGACAAGTGTGTCAGTCCTGACGGAGGGCTCTGCAGTGGGCACGGACACTGCAATTGCAACCGCTGCCAGTGCAACGACGGCTACTATGGTGCCCTCTGTGATCAGTGCTCAGGCTGCAAGACACCATGCGAGACACACAG GGACTGTGCAGAGTGCAAAGCCTTTGGGACTGGTCCCCtggccatgaactgcagcacagcgTGTGCCCACGCCAACATGACTCTGGTATTGACCCCTACCCTGGATGACAGCTGGTGTAAAGAGAGGACCCAGGACAACCAGCTCTTCTTCTTTCTGGCAGAGGATGTAGCTGGAGGCAGAGTTGTGCTCACAGTGAGACCTCCAGAGG ACGGAGCAGACCACACCCAAATCATTGTGCTGGGCTGCGTGGGGGGCATCGTGGCGGTGGGACTGGGACTGGTGCTCGCTTACCGGCTCTCGGTGGAGATCTACGACCGCCGAGAATTCCACCGTTTTGAAAAGGAGCGGCAGCATCTCAACTGGAAGCAG GACCACAATCCTCTCTACCAAAGCGCCATCACGACCACTGTCAACCCCCGCTTTCAAGAGGCAGACAGCCCCCTTCTCTGA
- the RARG gene encoding retinoic acid receptor gamma isoform X3, which translates to MYDCMETFAPGPRRLYGAGGPGAGLLRRAAGSSCFAGLESFAWPQPASLQSVETQSTSSEEMVPSSPSPPPPPRVYKPCFVCNDKSSGYHYGVSSCEGCKGFFRRSIQKNMVYTCHRDKNCIINKVTRNRCQYCRLQKCFEVGMSKEAVRNDRNKKKKEVKEEGSLDSYELSPQLEELITKVSKAHQETFPSLCQLGKYTTNSSADHRVQLDLGLWDKFSELATKCIIKIVEFAKRLPGFTGLSIADQITLLKAACLDILMLRICTRYTPEQDTMTFSDGLTLNRTQMHNAGFGPLTDLVFAFAGQLLPLEMDDTETGLLSAICLICGDRMDLEEPEKVDKLQEPLLEALRLYARRRRPSQPYMFPRMLMKITDLRGISTKGAERAITLKMEIPGPMPPLIREMLENPEMFEDDSSQPGPHPKASSEDEVPGGQGRGGRSPHPDQGL; encoded by the exons ATGTACGACTGCATGGAAACATTTGCCCCGGGTCCGCGACGGCTGTACGGGGCAGGCGGACCCGGGGCTGGCTTGCTGCGCAGAGCCGCCGGCAGCTCCTGTTTCGCCGGACTCGAGTCTTTTGCCTGGCCGCAACCCGCCAGTCTGCAGT CGGTGGAGACGCAGAGCACTAGCTCAGAGGAGATGGTGCCAAGCTCGCCCtcaccccctccacctccccgGGTCTACAAGCCGTGCTTCGTGTGCAATGACAAGTCCTCTGGCTACCACTATGGGGTCAGCTCTTGTGAAGGCTGCAAG GGCTTCTTCCGTCGCAGCATCCAGAAGAACATGGTGTACACATGTCACCGTGACAAAAACTGTATCATCAACAAGGTGACCCGGAATCGTTGCCAGTACTGCCGGCTACAGAAATGCTTTGAAGTTGGCATGTCCAAGGAAG CCGTTCGGAATGATCGcaacaagaagaagaaagaggtaaAGGAAGAAGGGTCGCTTGACAGCTATGAGCTGAGCCCCCAGTTAGAAGAGCTCATCACCAAGGTCAGCAAGGCCCATCAGGAGACCTTCCCCTCGCTCTGCCAGCTGGGCAAGTACACCACG AACTCCAGTGCAGACCACCGGGTGCAGCTGGATCTGGGGCTGTGGGACAAGTTCAGTGAGCTGGCCACCAAGTGCATCATCAAGATCGTGGAGTTTGCCAAGCGGTTACCTGGCTTCACCGGTCTCAGCATTGCTGACCAGATCACTCTGCTCAAGGCCGCCTGCCTGGACATCCTG atGCTGCGGATCTGCACAAGGTACACCCCAGAGCAGGACACTATGACCTTCTCCGATGGGCTGACCCTGAACCGGACTCAGATGCACAACGCCGGCTTCGGGCCCCTCACAGACCTCGTCTTTGCCTTCGCTGGGCAGCTCCTGCCGCTGGAGATGGACGACACGGAGACAGGCCTGCTCAGCGCCATCTGCCTCATCTGCGGAG ACCGCATGGACCTGGAGGAGCCTGAGAAAGTGGACAAGCTGCAGGAACCGCTGCTCGAAGCCCTGAGGCTCTATGCCCGGCGCCGGCGGCCCAGTCAGCCCTACATGTTCCCCAGGATGCTCATGAAGATCACTGACCTCCGGGGCATCAGCACCAAGG GAGCAGAAAGGGCCATTACCCTGAAGATGGAGATTCCAGGCCCGATGCCTCCCCTGATCCGAGAAATGCTGGAGAACCCCGAAATGTTTGAGGACGACTCCTCGCAGCCTGGCCCTCACCCCAAGGCCTCCAGCGAGGATGAGGTTCCCGGGGGCCAGGGCAGAGGGGGCCGCAGCCCCCATCCTGACCAGGGTCTCTGA